The following are from one region of the Phormidium sp. PBR-2020 genome:
- a CDS encoding extracellular solute-binding protein, with the protein MSVSRRSLLTGAIAVGVAQLLTGCQTASDQHLVVKFLRDAVPPPMLGEFRRFLGRRVNFDFSAEPQLADLFEALVRWHHQGEASDNGSGWLPWRRSPQIPQLTLLGHSWLPRAIEAELIQPLNPQVWENWENLPQDPIAWRDLARQGDRLWGAPYRWGTTVMVYRKDKFARLGWTPQDWSDLWREELRGRVALLDSPREVIGLTLKKLGYSYNHDSPQDIPELFEELQALQRQLLFYSSTAFQQPLLRGDIWVAQGYSRDILAIPQYGQQLAAVVPQSGTALWADYWVRPAGVEVQGLGDRWIDFCWKPRIAQQLSLLGFAASPQVLGTAQGDLPEALRKNSVLLPEGDRLQRSEFIDLDLGEASLNQYRQIWQQLRREE; encoded by the coding sequence TTGTCTGTTAGTCGCCGCTCTCTCTTAACTGGTGCGATCGCCGTCGGAGTCGCCCAACTCTTGACAGGATGTCAAACCGCGTCAGACCAACATCTAGTGGTGAAATTCCTCCGGGATGCTGTCCCACCTCCGATGTTGGGAGAATTTCGCCGTTTTTTGGGACGACGGGTCAATTTTGATTTCTCTGCTGAGCCTCAGTTAGCGGATTTATTTGAGGCGTTGGTTCGTTGGCACCATCAGGGAGAGGCTTCTGACAATGGCTCAGGCTGGCTTCCCTGGAGGCGATCGCCGCAAATCCCCCAGTTAACGTTATTGGGTCACAGTTGGCTCCCCAGGGCCATCGAGGCGGAGTTAATTCAGCCTCTGAACCCTCAAGTCTGGGAAAACTGGGAGAATCTACCTCAAGATCCCATTGCTTGGCGGGATTTAGCTCGTCAGGGCGATCGCCTCTGGGGGGCCCCCTATCGTTGGGGAACTACCGTTATGGTCTATCGCAAGGATAAGTTTGCCCGCCTAGGTTGGACGCCCCAAGATTGGTCAGATTTATGGCGAGAGGAGTTACGGGGACGAGTGGCCCTATTGGACAGTCCCCGAGAGGTGATCGGCTTAACCCTGAAAAAATTAGGCTATTCCTACAACCATGACAGTCCCCAGGACATTCCAGAGTTATTCGAGGAACTCCAGGCCCTTCAGCGACAACTGTTGTTTTATTCTTCAACAGCCTTTCAGCAGCCCCTACTTCGGGGAGATATCTGGGTAGCCCAGGGCTACTCACGGGATATCCTAGCGATTCCCCAATACGGGCAACAGTTAGCGGCGGTGGTTCCCCAGTCAGGGACGGCCCTCTGGGCCGATTACTGGGTGCGTCCAGCGGGCGTAGAGGTACAGGGGTTAGGCGATCGCTGGATCGACTTCTGCTGGAAACCCCGCATCGCCCAACAGCTTTCGTTATTAGGGTTTGCCGCCTCCCCCCAGGTTCTCGGGACGGCTCAAGGGGATCTCCCGGAAGCCTTACGGAAAAACTCAGTCCTTCTCCCCGAGGGCGATCGGCTACAACGCAGCGAATTTATTGACTTAGACTTAGGGGAGGCGAGTTTAAATCAATATCGACAAATCTGGCAGCAGTTACGGCGAGAGGAATAG
- a CDS encoding DUF2232 domain-containing protein → MVETAFLASTASLIWLINYYFPLGPLLRIFFPIPMALVYLRWGKRASWMSALVSGLLLSVLMGPTRSVLFIVPYGLQGVLLGVLWKRRASWGVAIALTGLLGAFGVFFRVWLVSILLGEDLWVYFTVQMTQLLNWGFEKLGWLIQPSLTWVQVLSILAILINSLVYVFVVHLGALLLLDRLGNPIPRPPQWVQRILALDYDDEAT, encoded by the coding sequence ATGGTGGAAACGGCATTTCTTGCCAGTACCGCCAGTTTAATTTGGCTGATTAACTATTATTTTCCTCTCGGCCCCCTGTTGCGGATCTTTTTCCCGATTCCCATGGCGTTAGTCTATTTACGCTGGGGGAAACGGGCATCCTGGATGTCGGCGTTGGTGTCAGGACTGTTGCTGTCGGTGTTGATGGGACCGACGCGCAGTGTCCTGTTTATTGTGCCTTACGGTTTACAGGGAGTTCTGTTGGGGGTGCTGTGGAAACGACGAGCCAGTTGGGGGGTGGCGATCGCCCTAACGGGACTGTTAGGGGCCTTTGGGGTCTTTTTTCGGGTCTGGTTGGTCTCGATTCTCCTAGGCGAAGATTTATGGGTCTATTTCACCGTTCAGATGACCCAGTTGCTCAATTGGGGCTTTGAAAAGCTCGGCTGGCTGATTCAACCGAGTTTAACCTGGGTTCAAGTCCTTTCAATTCTGGCGATTCTGATTAACAGTCTCGTCTATGTGTTTGTGGTTCACTTGGGAGCGTTGCTATTGCTCGATCGCCTGGGAAACCCCATTCCTCGCCCTCCCCAATGGGTTCAAAGAATTTTGGCGTTGGACTATGACGATGAGGCGACGTGA
- a CDS encoding Crp/Fnr family transcriptional regulator, producing MEDRYHPREAHQNPELEKKLRATPFFAGLPERMVDDALAHVVTRTHPPNQVMLLENDWGSSVYFILEGWAKIRTYNIDGKEVTLNILGSGEIFGEMAALDEVPRSTDVITLAPTTIGNMPAQDFVHLVKTEPLAGIRLAQLMGRRLRQVNRRLRLRESDSTSRVADILLFLAEGQGTRDETGGMEIPNLPHRELSSLSGLARETVTRVLSKLEKKGLISRDREMIRIPDVYALERMLT from the coding sequence ATGGAAGACCGGTATCACCCTCGTGAAGCGCATCAGAATCCCGAACTCGAAAAGAAGCTCCGGGCCACTCCTTTCTTTGCGGGTTTACCTGAACGGATGGTTGACGATGCCCTTGCCCATGTGGTAACGCGCACGCATCCCCCGAACCAAGTCATGCTACTGGAAAATGACTGGGGGAGTTCTGTCTATTTCATTTTGGAAGGCTGGGCTAAAATTCGCACCTATAACATTGATGGCAAGGAAGTCACCCTCAACATTCTCGGGAGTGGCGAAATTTTTGGTGAGATGGCCGCCTTGGACGAAGTGCCTCGTTCTACAGATGTAATTACCCTGGCCCCAACCACCATCGGCAATATGCCGGCCCAAGATTTTGTCCATCTGGTGAAGACGGAACCCCTGGCGGGGATTCGTTTGGCTCAGTTGATGGGCCGTCGTTTGCGTCAGGTGAATCGTCGTCTGCGCTTGCGGGAGTCCGATAGTACCTCGCGGGTGGCAGATATTTTGCTGTTTTTGGCGGAAGGACAGGGAACTCGTGACGAAACTGGGGGAATGGAGATTCCTAATTTGCCCCATCGGGAGTTGAGTAGTCTCAGCGGCTTGGCCCGGGAGACGGTAACGCGGGTGTTGAGCAAGTTAGAGAAGAAGGGCCTGATTTCGCGCGATCGCGAGATGATTCGTATTCCTGATGTCTATGCCCTGGAACGAATGCTAACTTAA
- a CDS encoding cytochrome c, whose translation MLGLLIIGLSMVTIHHWQTSDPYIQEVLALDGDPKQGYAIFQMNCSGCHGDGSNGLVGPSLRDVSAHKSRASLIHQVIKGDTPPMPQFQPSPQIMSDLLAYLETL comes from the coding sequence ATGCTGGGGTTGCTCATCATTGGCCTGTCGATGGTTACGATTCACCATTGGCAGACCTCTGATCCCTACATTCAAGAGGTGTTAGCCCTCGACGGAGACCCCAAACAGGGGTACGCCATTTTTCAGATGAACTGTTCCGGGTGTCATGGGGATGGCTCTAACGGGCTAGTCGGCCCCAGTTTACGGGATGTCTCGGCTCATAAGTCCCGGGCCAGCCTCATCCATCAAGTCATTAAAGGGGACACGCCACCGATGCCCCAATTCCAACCGAGTCCCCAAATTATGTCAGATCTGTTGGCCTATTTGGAAACGCTTTAG
- a CDS encoding TIGR00303 family protein: protein MVRVYTETARGQAWLERYRGTSPLFACVFGFTETGTLPEISAAGRTPADRRKTALADAEYLLGGGTTPPHYPLPPLTAGASPAVISRAVIEGLSLPLYVFDAGLPAAIPQPSPLPTATVVERFPAVPARCLTTGAAMTATQVQDLFAAGLAWGDRLANHCDYAILGECVVGGTTTALAVLLALGIAAEGQVNSSYPLCNHQRKQDVVDEGLRRWRERGGDSGPFGVLQGLGDPMQVVVAGLGLALSRRCGVLLAGGTQMLAVYALLRAIAQELDYPWRPEQIVVGTTRWVAEDPTGQTVELAKTLGDVSLLATQLSFRQARFPQLRAYEAGYVKEGVGAGGCAIAASLQGWTASSLLAAIETGLSQLIG from the coding sequence TTGGTTCGAGTCTATACGGAAACCGCTCGGGGTCAGGCCTGGTTAGAGCGTTATCGGGGAACCTCGCCCCTTTTTGCCTGTGTGTTTGGCTTTACGGAAACGGGAACCCTGCCAGAGATCTCGGCGGCGGGCCGGACTCCTGCTGATCGTCGTAAAACGGCTTTGGCGGATGCGGAATATCTCCTCGGTGGTGGGACCACTCCCCCTCACTATCCGCTTCCTCCTCTCACAGCAGGAGCCTCCCCAGCGGTTATCTCGCGGGCGGTCATTGAGGGACTGTCTCTACCTCTCTATGTATTTGATGCGGGTTTACCGGCGGCGATTCCTCAGCCGTCTCCCTTACCCACCGCCACGGTGGTGGAACGGTTCCCGGCGGTTCCCGCGCGCTGTTTAACCACCGGCGCGGCGATGACGGCTACGCAAGTGCAGGATCTGTTTGCGGCAGGGTTGGCTTGGGGCGATCGCCTGGCGAACCATTGTGATTACGCAATTCTCGGAGAATGTGTGGTGGGAGGGACGACCACGGCCCTGGCGGTGTTGTTAGCCTTGGGAATTGCGGCTGAGGGACAGGTCAATAGTAGTTATCCCCTCTGCAATCACCAGCGTAAACAGGATGTGGTGGATGAGGGGTTACGGCGGTGGCGAGAACGAGGGGGGGATTCGGGCCCCTTTGGGGTGCTTCAGGGACTCGGGGACCCCATGCAGGTGGTGGTGGCGGGGTTGGGGTTGGCCCTGAGTCGTCGCTGTGGCGTGTTGTTGGCTGGTGGGACGCAAATGCTGGCGGTGTATGCTCTGTTGCGGGCGATCGCTCAGGAGCTTGACTATCCTTGGCGGCCTGAGCAGATTGTGGTGGGAACAACCCGCTGGGTGGCGGAAGATCCGACGGGGCAAACGGTTGAGTTGGCTAAAACTCTAGGAGATGTATCGCTGTTGGCCACGCAGTTAAGTTTTCGTCAGGCCCGATTTCCTCAGTTACGAGCCTATGAAGCGGGGTATGTCAAGGAAGGGGTTGGAGCCGGCGGTTGTGCGATCGCTGCGAGTTTACAAGGATGGACGGCCTCGTCTCTCTTAGCGGCTATTGAAACCGGCTTGTCCCAGTTAATTGGCTAA